One window of the Nocardia huaxiensis genome contains the following:
- a CDS encoding lysophospholipid acyltransferase family protein: MEPPEVILENSDAVYDYYRDHQQNLVKAKAAYWLLNRRFRARVGYAPGAREKLREYISQGRALLISINHLSQQDPYTVAAAAWNSALRPAIGRTRVLAKDELFEEPEQRRKIDMMGGIPVFRGKDHGIRAVNAAGQRMIDICAERMARGDGVAVFPEGTCNDVDHTQVQAVGTGIGHIAFRARKLGADPVLVSLGLSYGPRPDPKIEPSKEEARSASFYFGVPVPELPLKPAEITRVVRDELQIALDGAVAAY, encoded by the coding sequence ATGGAACCGCCCGAGGTGATCCTCGAGAACAGTGACGCCGTGTACGACTACTACCGCGATCACCAGCAGAATCTGGTGAAGGCGAAGGCGGCCTACTGGTTGCTCAATCGTCGCTTCCGCGCTCGGGTCGGTTATGCGCCCGGGGCGCGGGAGAAGTTGCGGGAGTACATCTCTCAGGGGCGGGCGCTGCTGATTTCCATCAATCATCTGTCCCAGCAGGACCCCTACACGGTCGCCGCCGCGGCCTGGAACAGCGCGCTGCGACCGGCCATCGGGCGCACCCGGGTGCTGGCCAAGGACGAACTGTTCGAGGAACCCGAACAGCGGCGCAAGATCGACATGATGGGCGGGATCCCGGTCTTCCGGGGCAAGGACCACGGCATTCGCGCGGTCAATGCTGCCGGACAGCGCATGATCGACATCTGCGCCGAGCGCATGGCGCGCGGCGACGGGGTCGCGGTCTTCCCCGAGGGAACCTGCAACGATGTCGACCACACCCAGGTGCAGGCGGTGGGAACCGGCATCGGGCACATCGCTTTCCGCGCGCGCAAACTGGGCGCGGATCCGGTGCTGGTGAGCCTGGGCCTGAGCTACGGGCCGCGGCCGGACCCGAAGATCGAGCCCTCGAAGGAGGAGGCGCGGTCGGCGAGCTTCTACTTCGGGGTGCCGGTCCCCGAACTGCCGCTCAAGCCGGCCGAGATCACCCGCGTGGTGCGGGACGAACTGCAGATCGCGCTCGACGGGGCCGTCGCGGCCTACTGA
- a CDS encoding YqgE/AlgH family protein — MARAEEHGDRSRREFRREDQVVRPGTLLVSATDLTEPSFRRTVVYIVEHNDAGSLGVVLNRPSDTAVADVLPQWADLAADPRTLYIGGPVKRDAALCLATMKVGVAFTGVPGLRRVDGRVALVDLDSDPDTIEPLVEGLRIFAGYAGWTFGQLEGELDRGDWIVLSALPTDPLATRADLWAAVLRRQPLPLSLLATHPIELERN; from the coding sequence GTGGCACGCGCAGAGGAACACGGTGACCGTTCTCGACGCGAATTCCGGCGCGAGGACCAGGTGGTACGGCCTGGGACTCTGCTGGTCTCGGCAACCGATCTGACGGAGCCGTCCTTCCGGCGCACGGTCGTCTACATCGTCGAGCACAATGACGCCGGCAGTCTCGGCGTGGTGCTGAACCGGCCCAGCGACACCGCCGTGGCCGATGTCCTCCCGCAGTGGGCCGACCTGGCCGCCGACCCGCGCACGCTCTACATCGGCGGGCCGGTGAAACGCGATGCGGCCCTGTGCCTGGCGACCATGAAGGTGGGCGTCGCCTTCACCGGCGTGCCGGGGCTCAGACGCGTGGACGGCCGGGTCGCCCTGGTGGACCTGGACTCCGACCCGGACACGATCGAACCCCTCGTCGAGGGCCTGCGCATCTTCGCGGGCTACGCCGGCTGGACCTTCGGCCAACTGGAAGGCGAACTGGATCGCGGCGACTGGATCGTGCTGTCCGCCCTGCCCACCGACCCCCTCGCCACCCGCGCCGACCTGTGGGCGGCAGTGCTGCGCCGCCAGCCGCTCCCGCTGTCGCTGCTGGCGACCCATCCGATCGAACTCGAGCGCAACTGA
- a CDS encoding sigma-70 family RNA polymerase sigma factor — MPDDQAALLRAIYEEHAAALWRYTFGLVGDPGRAEDIVQETLLRAWQRPAILDQSTTSARAWLFTVARNLAVDEHRSARSRREFRTDHPPEQSQPDQSDRALDGWLVADALAQLSRDHRDVIVRAYYRGLSTHQIAAELDIPEGTVKSRMHYGMRALRLVLQEMGVTK; from the coding sequence ATGCCCGACGATCAGGCGGCGTTGCTGCGAGCGATCTACGAGGAGCACGCGGCCGCGTTATGGCGGTATACGTTCGGCCTGGTCGGCGATCCGGGGCGGGCAGAAGACATCGTGCAGGAGACGCTGCTGCGCGCCTGGCAGCGTCCGGCCATCCTGGATCAGTCCACGACCTCGGCGCGGGCGTGGCTGTTCACCGTCGCACGTAATCTGGCGGTGGACGAGCATCGCAGTGCGCGCAGCCGCCGCGAATTCCGCACCGACCATCCGCCGGAGCAATCGCAACCGGATCAATCGGATCGGGCCCTGGACGGCTGGCTGGTGGCGGATGCCCTCGCTCAGCTGAGCCGCGATCATCGTGATGTCATCGTCCGCGCCTACTACCGGGGCCTGTCCACGCATCAGATCGCGGCGGAACTGGACATCCCGGAGGGCACGGTGAAATCCCGTATGCACTACGGCATGCGGGCCTTGCGTTTGGTGCTGCAGGAGATGGGGGTGACGAAGTGA
- a CDS encoding zf-HC2 domain-containing protein, translated as MTESQELCDAYATWDGAYVLGALARDERREYEDHLVGCDRCKSAVTELAGLPGLLALVDEETAVSVAAQEDPPSTVPPPPDRLLPKLAEAADRKRRRGRWLALGGAVAAVAAAVAVAIPVTADIVSHRPPAQEVVAEGSFQANVDTTIVATFKVLAVDGQTRVDMWCSYPPSNSIYAWQLSLWVVRQDGTQSKLAEWTAKPGEVYTPDGTTSAAPGDLKTVEVRNASGNVLLSAGL; from the coding sequence GTGACCGAAAGCCAGGAGCTCTGCGACGCCTATGCGACGTGGGACGGCGCGTATGTGCTCGGCGCTCTCGCCCGCGACGAGCGCCGCGAATACGAGGATCACCTGGTGGGCTGCGACCGCTGCAAGTCGGCGGTGACGGAACTGGCCGGCCTGCCGGGACTTTTGGCGCTGGTGGACGAAGAGACCGCGGTTTCGGTTGCCGCGCAGGAGGATCCGCCGTCCACGGTGCCGCCGCCACCGGATCGGCTGCTGCCGAAGCTGGCCGAGGCGGCCGACCGGAAGCGGCGGCGCGGCCGGTGGCTGGCACTGGGCGGCGCGGTCGCGGCCGTCGCCGCGGCGGTGGCCGTCGCGATCCCGGTGACCGCGGACATCGTGAGTCATCGCCCGCCCGCGCAGGAGGTGGTGGCGGAGGGCTCGTTCCAGGCGAATGTCGACACGACCATCGTGGCCACCTTCAAAGTCCTTGCGGTGGACGGGCAGACGCGGGTGGACATGTGGTGCAGCTACCCGCCGTCGAACAGCATCTACGCCTGGCAGCTGTCGCTGTGGGTGGTGCGCCAGGACGGCACGCAGTCGAAACTCGCGGAGTGGACGGCGAAACCGGGCGAGGTGTACACCCCGGACGGAACCACCTCGGCCGCTCCCGGCGACCTGAAGACCGTCGAGGTGCGCAACGCCTCCGGCAATGTCCTTCTCTCGGCGGGACTTTGA
- a CDS encoding ABC transporter permease has product MTTITGTPLAAPLKSHPLADVKTMLMRNLLHAKRYPSMVFALIVMPVMLLLLFNYVFGGALGAPTGEKYINYLTPGMMLMIPAYMVAGVAVSISTDMTKGIVNRFRSMHISQSALLTGEVLGSWIMGMLGVLGMTLVALLIGFRPHANPLEWLAAFGLIGLVIFALSWLGVAFGLIAQTPESASNMPMPILFLPFLGSGLVPTDTMSNGVKQFAEYQPFTPITETLRGLLMGTEIGHNGILALAWCLAIAVGGFFWSTSLFRRKTR; this is encoded by the coding sequence ATGACCACGATCACCGGCACCCCGCTCGCCGCGCCGCTGAAGTCCCACCCGCTCGCGGACGTGAAGACCATGCTCATGCGGAATCTCCTGCACGCCAAGCGCTATCCGTCGATGGTGTTCGCGCTCATCGTCATGCCGGTCATGTTGCTGCTGCTGTTCAACTACGTGTTCGGCGGCGCGCTCGGGGCGCCCACCGGCGAGAAGTACATCAACTATCTGACGCCCGGCATGATGCTCATGATTCCCGCGTACATGGTTGCGGGCGTAGCGGTTTCGATCTCCACCGATATGACCAAGGGCATCGTCAACCGGTTCCGCAGCATGCACATCTCGCAGTCGGCGCTGCTCACCGGCGAGGTGCTGGGCAGCTGGATCATGGGCATGCTCGGCGTGCTCGGCATGACGCTGGTGGCCCTGCTCATCGGATTCCGGCCGCACGCCAATCCGCTGGAGTGGCTGGCCGCCTTCGGCCTCATCGGCCTGGTCATCTTCGCGCTGAGCTGGCTCGGCGTCGCCTTCGGCCTCATCGCGCAGACGCCGGAGAGCGCCAGCAATATGCCCATGCCGATCCTGTTCCTGCCGTTCCTCGGCAGCGGCCTGGTGCCCACCGACACCATGTCGAACGGGGTCAAGCAGTTCGCCGAATACCAGCCGTTCACGCCCATCACCGAAACCCTGCGCGGACTGCTCATGGGAACCGAGATCGGGCACAACGGGATTCTCGCCCTGGCGTGGTGTCTGGCCATCGCGGTGGGCGGCTTCTTCTGGTCCACCTCCCTGTTCCGCCGCAAGACCCGGTAG
- a CDS encoding ATP-binding cassette domain-containing protein, which yields MYSELRSSAISVTGLNKSYGEHIVLDRIDFEVPEGSIFSLLGPNGAGKTTTVQILSTLLRPDGGEITVGGYDLATAPDGIRSTIGVTGQFSAVDELLTGRENLVLMGDLHHLPRRESVRLAADLLERLDLVDAADKVASSYSGGMTRRLDLAMTLVGDPRIIFLDEPTVGLDPRSRRAVWDIVRGLVGEGVTIFLTTQYLEEADQLADRIAVLHGGRIVAEGTADQLKRLVPGGYIKLDFAEPGEFIAAARALGDCAQSSGELTLAIPSDGGVRSVREVIDRLDTVGIEPQGLSVHTPDLDDVFLALTGSNPAATASTEKEIAR from the coding sequence GTGTACAGCGAACTCCGTTCGTCGGCCATCTCGGTCACCGGCCTCAACAAATCCTATGGCGAGCACATCGTGCTCGACCGCATCGACTTCGAAGTGCCCGAGGGCAGCATCTTTTCGCTCCTCGGCCCGAATGGCGCGGGCAAAACCACCACCGTGCAAATCCTTTCGACCCTGCTGCGCCCGGACGGCGGCGAAATCACCGTCGGCGGTTACGATCTCGCCACCGCGCCGGACGGCATCCGCTCCACCATCGGCGTGACCGGACAGTTCTCCGCGGTGGACGAACTGCTCACCGGCCGCGAGAACCTCGTCCTCATGGGCGACCTGCACCACCTGCCGCGCCGCGAAAGCGTCCGGCTCGCAGCCGATCTGCTGGAACGCCTGGACCTCGTCGACGCCGCCGACAAGGTGGCGAGCAGCTACTCCGGCGGCATGACCCGCCGGCTCGACCTGGCCATGACCCTGGTCGGCGACCCGCGCATCATCTTCCTCGATGAGCCCACCGTCGGCCTCGACCCGCGCAGCCGCCGCGCGGTGTGGGACATCGTGCGGGGACTCGTGGGGGAGGGCGTCACCATCTTCCTCACCACGCAGTACCTGGAGGAGGCCGATCAGCTGGCCGACCGCATCGCCGTGCTGCACGGCGGGCGCATCGTCGCCGAGGGCACCGCGGATCAGCTCAAGCGGCTGGTGCCGGGCGGCTACATCAAGCTCGACTTCGCCGAACCGGGTGAATTCATCGCTGCCGCACGGGCTCTCGGCGATTGCGCGCAGTCCAGTGGAGAGCTCACCCTCGCGATCCCGAGCGACGGCGGGGTGCGCTCGGTCCGCGAGGTCATCGACCGGCTGGACACGGTCGGCATCGAACCGCAGGGCCTGTCCGTGCACACCCCCGACCTCGACGACGTCTTCCTCGCCCTCACCGGTTCCAACCCGGCCGCCACCGCCTCCACCGAGAAGGAGATCGCGCGATGA
- a CDS encoding EXLDI protein — protein MPNKTIYVSDEDLKLFQRAQELVGGNLSGAIVTALRRFIELEEGRVEGYDEVILKVGRDGVRQVRFSGQLLTEWHQVTNERIEDIRVYRTRKGAFAVHSHFSNFSEMPTDVNILKNWKDMTSWRRFLGLGEQEWGDFNLDVVDTVEEVEALVPPQVYARVVGMSGGPIVEDLDI, from the coding sequence ATGCCGAACAAGACGATTTACGTATCCGATGAAGACCTGAAGCTGTTTCAGCGCGCGCAGGAACTGGTGGGGGGAAATCTGTCGGGCGCGATCGTGACGGCGCTGCGGCGTTTCATCGAGCTCGAGGAAGGCCGCGTAGAGGGTTACGACGAGGTGATCCTCAAGGTCGGCCGGGACGGGGTGCGGCAGGTCCGCTTCTCCGGTCAGCTGCTGACCGAATGGCACCAGGTGACCAACGAGCGCATCGAGGACATCCGGGTGTACCGCACTCGCAAAGGCGCCTTTGCGGTGCACAGCCACTTCTCCAACTTCAGCGAGATGCCGACCGACGTCAACATCCTCAAGAACTGGAAGGACATGACCAGCTGGCGTCGCTTCCTCGGGCTCGGGGAGCAGGAGTGGGGCGACTTCAACCTCGACGTGGTCGACACCGTCGAGGAGGTCGAGGCCCTGGTTCCGCCACAGGTCTACGCCCGCGTCGTCGGCATGAGCGGCGGTCCGATCGTCGAAGACCTCGACATCTGA